The following proteins are co-located in the Colius striatus isolate bColStr4 chromosome 6, bColStr4.1.hap1, whole genome shotgun sequence genome:
- the SIX1 gene encoding homeobox protein SIX1 — translation MSMLPSFGFTQEQVACVCEVLQQGGNLERLGRFLWSLPACDHLHKNESVLKAKAVVAFHRGNFRELYKILESHQFSPHNHPKLQQLWLKAHYVEAEKLRGRPLGAVGKYRVRRKFPLPRTIWDGEETSYCFKEKSRGVLREWYAHNPYPSPREKRELAEATGLTTTQVSNWFKNRRQRDRAAEAKERENTENNNAATNKPNQLSPLDGSKPLMSSSEEEFSPPQSPDQNSVLLLQGNLSHARSSGYSLSGLATSQTPHSLQGHQLQDSLLGPLTSSLVDLGS, via the exons ATGTCGATGCTGCCGTCGTTTGGCTTCACGCAAGAGCAGGTCGCCTGCGTCTGCGAGGTGCTGCAGCAAGGGGGGAACCTGGAGAGGTTGGGCCGGTTCCTCTGGTCGCTGCCGGCCTGCGACCACCTGCACAAGAACGAGAGCGTCCTGAAGGCCAAGGCAGTGGTGGCCTTCCACCGCGGCAACTTCCGCGAGCTCTACAAGATCCTGGAGAGCCACCAGTTCTCCCCCCACAACCACcccaagctgcagcagctctggctgaagGCGCACTACGTGGAAGCCGAGAAATTGCGCGGCAGACCCTTGGGCGCCGTCGGCAAATACCGCGTCCGCCGAAAATTCCCTTTGCCCCGCACCATCTGGGACGGCGAGGAAACCAGTTACTGCTTCAAGGAGAAATCGCGGGGCGTGCTGCGGGAATGGTACGCCCACAACCCCTACCCGTCCCCCCGGGAGAAGCGGGAGCTGGCGGAAGCCACCGGGCTCACCACCACCCAGGTCAGCAACTGGTTCAAGAACCGGAGGCAGCGGGACCGAGCGGCGGAGGCGAAGGAAAG GGAGAACACGGAAAACAACAACGCGGCCACCAACAAACCGAACCAACTCTCGCCTCTGGATGGGAGCAAACCCCTCATGTCCAGCTCCGAGGAAGAGTTTTCTCCTCCTCAAAGCCCAGATCAGAACTCGGTCCTGCTCTTGCAGGGAAACCTCAGCCACGCCAGGAGCTCCGGTTACTCCCTGAGCGGCTTGGCCACATCCCAGACCCCTCACAGCCTCCAAGGCCACCAGCTCCAGGACTCGCTGCTGGGACCCCTCACGTCCAGCCTGGTGGATCTGGGCTCCTAA